One genomic window of Musa acuminata AAA Group cultivar baxijiao unplaced genomic scaffold, Cavendish_Baxijiao_AAA HiC_scaffold_1137, whole genome shotgun sequence includes the following:
- the LOC135671051 gene encoding calcium-dependent mitochondrial ATP-magnesium/phosphate carrier protein 2-like codes for MSGAAKAVEHRIGFPTKMEATAPAADGEQQRRPGGCNPVKKPGPVSMDHVLLALRETKEEREVRIRSLFNFFDAAGVGHLDYAQIEAGLSALRIPTEYKYARDLLKVCDANRDGRVDYQEFRRYMDDKELELYRIFQAIDVEHNGCILPEELWDALIKAGIEIDDEELARFVEHVDKDNNGIITFEEWRDFLLLYPHEATIENIYQYWERVCLVDIGEQAAIPEGISKHVNASQYLIAGGVAGAASRTATAPLDRLKVVLQVQTTQARIVPAIKDIWREGHFLGFFRGNGLNVMKVAPESAIKFYTFEMLKDFIVKTKGEEKSDIGASGRLTAGGLAGAVAQTAIYPLDLVKTRLQTYACEGGKVPNLATLTKDIWVHEGPRAFYRGLVPSLLGIIPYAGIDLTAYETLKDMSRTYILKDSEPGPLVQLGCGTISGALGATCVYPLQVIRTRMQAQCTNTSTAYNGMSDVFWKTLRNEGFSGFYKGIFPNLLKVVPSASITYLVYETMKKSLTLD; via the exons ATGTCCGGCGCGGCCAAGGCGGTGGAGCACCGAATTGGCTTCCCCACAAAGATGGAGGCGACAGCGCCAGCGGCCGatggagagcagcagcggcgccCGGGCGGTTGTAATCCTGTGAAGAAGCCGGGGCCAGTGTCCATGGACCACGTTCTCCTGGCTCTGCGCGAGACCAAGGAGGAGAGAGAAGTCCGGATCCGGAGCCTTTTCAACTTTTTCGATGCGGCTGGCGTCGGCCACCTCGACTACGCTCAGATCGAGGCCGGCCTCTCCGCCCTTCGTATCCCTACCGAGTACAAGTACGCCAGGGATCTCCTTAAGGTGTGCGATGCCAACCGGGACGGCCGTGTCGACTACCAGGAGTTCCGGCGCTACATGGACGACAAGGAGCTTGAGCTCTACCGCATCTTCCAGGCCATTGACGTCGAGCATAACGGTTGCATCTTGCCGGAGGAGCTCTGGGATGCACTTATCAAGGCAG GAATTGAGATTGATGATGAGGAACTTGCCCGTTTTGTGGAGCATGTGGATAAGGATAATAATGGGATTATAACTTTTGAGGAATGGAGAGATTTTCTGCTGCTCTACCCACATGAAGCAACAATTGAGAACATCTATCAGTACTGGGAAAGGGTTTGTCTTGTGGATATTGGTGAACAAGCCGCTATCCCAGAAGGGATAAGTAAACATGTAAATGCAAGCCAATACTTGATTGCAGGAGGGGTAGCTGGAGCAGCTTCTCGTACGGCTACTGCTCCTCTTGATCGTCTTAAGGTAGTTTTGCAAGTACAGACAACACAAGCACGTATTGTGCCTGCAATAAAAGACATATGGAGAGAGGGGCATTTCCTGGGTTTTTTCAGAGGGAATGGTTTAAATGTGATGAAGGTTGCACCTGAAAGTGCAATTAAATTTTATACATTTGAAATGCTAAAAGATTTCATTGTCAAAACCAAAGGTGAAGAGAAGAGTGATATTGGTGCATCTGGGCGTCTGACCGCTGGTGGTTTAGCAGGTGCGGTGGCACAAACTGCTATTTATCCACTAGATCTTGTGAAAACACGGCTGCAGACTTATGCCTGTGAAGGTGGTAAAGTTCCCAATCTTGCTACTTTGACAAAAGACATATGGGTTCATGAAGGGCCTCGAGCTTTCTATAGAGGGCTTGTCCCATCGCTTCTTGGAATTATTCCATATGCTGGTATAGATCTTACTGCATATGAGACATTGAAAGATATGTCTAGAACGTACATTCTGAAGGATAGTG AGCCTGGTCCGCTTGTGCAACTTGGTTGTGGAACTATCTCAGGGGCTCTTGGAGCAACATGTGTTTACCCTTTGCAGGTTATCAGAACAAG AATGCAAGCCCAGTGCACCAATACATCTACCGCTTATAATGGAATGTCTGATGTGTTCTGGAAAACTCTTCGAAATGAAGGATTTTCAGGATTCTACAAAGGGATTTTTCCGAATCTGCTCAAAGTAGTACCATCTGCTAGTATTACTTATCTAGTTTATGAGACTATGAAAAAGAGTCTAACTCTTGATTAG
- the LOC135671052 gene encoding glucan endo-1,3-beta-glucosidase 14-like has protein sequence MPPDKASIPLLLHMASSSETSAVLIAVSSSSSCGYDAPPLPIAKESMRDSRSPLFFWCLVFFSLSHHGPLKVEAFTGTYGINYGRIADNLPPPESVVTLLKLAKIRNVRIYDADHSVLNAFKGSGLELIVAIGNEYLKDISVYEDHAMSWIKENVQPFLPDTHITGIAIGNEVLGGTDEELAGALLGAAKNVYNALDRLKLAGDIEVSTPHSAAVFANSFPPSSCIFREDVLVYMRPILDFFSQIGSPFYINAYPFLAYKSDPEHIDINYALFRSNAGIHDAKTGLHYDNMFDAQIDAAYAALEAAGYDKMEVRVSETGWASGGDENEAGATLQNARTYNFNLRKRLFKKKGTPRRPKMVVKAYVFALFNEDLKPGPSSEKHYGLFKADGSISYNIGLHGLKPSSASPSLLSLTRIRTRSCLGPSAMVLTCYVMVILALMI, from the exons ATGCCCCCAGATAAAGCAAGCATCCCATTGTTGCTACACATGGCATCCTCCTCCGAAACCTCTGCAGTTCTCATCGCcgtctcctcctcgtcctcgtgCGGCTACGACGCCCCTCCGCTGCCTATTGCTAAGGAAAGCATGCGGGATTCTCGATCTCCGCTCTTCTTCTGGTGCCTCGTCTTCTTCTCCCTTTCGCATCATG GCCCACTGAAGGTTGAGGCATTTACTGGAACCTATGGGATAAACTATGGCAGGATTGCTGACAATCTTCCTCCACCTGAAAGCGTCGTCACACTTTTGAAATTAGCAAAGATAAGGAATGTGAGAATCTACGATGCGGATCACAGCGTGCTCAATGCATTCAAGGGGTCTGGGCTCGAACTGATCGTGGCCATCGGCAATGAGTATCTAAAAGACATTAGTGTGTACGAAGATCATGCTATGAGTTGGATCAAGGAAAATGTGCAGCCATTTCTGCCGGACACCCACATCACAGGAATTGCAATCGGGAACGAAGTTTTAGGAGGCACAGATGAAGAACTGGCAGGAGCTCTTTTGGGTGCCGCAAAAAATGTGTACAATGCCCTCGACAGGCTTAAATTGGCGGGTGATATCGAGGTGTCAACGCCACATTCCGCGGCTGTGTTCGCTAATTCCTTCCCTCCCTCATCTTGCATTTTCAGAGAAGATGTCCTCGTCTACATGAGGCCCATCTTGGATTTCTTTTCGCAGATCGGTAGTCCGTTCTATATCAATGCATATCCATTTTTAGCTTACAAAAGTGATCCTGAGCATATCGATATCAATTATGCTCTTTTCCGGTCGAACGCCGGAATCCATGATGCGAAGACTGGCCTGCACTATGACAACATGTTCGATGCTCAAATAGATGCAGCTTATGCTGCTCTCGAAGCCGCCGGTTATGACAAGATGGAAGTCCGGGTTTCGGAGACAGGTTGGGCATCCGGTGGGGATGAAAATGAAGCTGGAGCCACTCTTCAGAATGCAAGGACTTACAATTTTAATCTCCGGAAACGACTTTTCAAGAAGAAAGGAACTCCACGGAGGCCAAAGATGGTGGTTAAGGCTTATGTTTTTGCTTTGTTTAATGAGGATTTAAAGCCAGGACCGAGTTCTGAGAAGCACTACGGGCTATTCAAGGCCGACGGGAGCATATCCTACAATATTGGCttacatggcctgaagccttccagTGCATCTCCATCTCTCTTGTCACTCACG AGAATTCGTACACGAAGTTGCCTAGGACCATCTGCCATGGTTCTCACATGTTACGTAATGGTTATTCTAGCTCTGATGATTTAG